From Malaya genurostris strain Urasoe2022 chromosome 2, Malgen_1.1, whole genome shotgun sequence:
AAGGATTGCTGGGCCCAATATTGGTAGATGCACGTGCTAACGCTGACGTTGCTGTCAAGTACAAAATCCTTCAGACACAATGATGATTTGTATAGTGTTGTCGTATCCCTATCCAATAGATCTGAAATTAGAAATTTATTGCAAGATTTTGTTCAGTCTCGGAAAATAACGATCGAACTGTCATAAATAAATATGCTTTCGAGTAGGGTTAGTAGGGCTCGTCTGCCAAATTTTATCTAACGGTTAACATAATTTGCGAGTTGGTTCATAgcctaaataatgacaaaaccgaCGAAGCAAAACTTACATCGACAGTAGCACATTGAAGTTTATATAAAATGCAGAGACGATGCTCATTTTGAAATGAtagtttcagcaagagctgtcaaaccgATTGGAATATTTTGAATTAGTTCTTTTTTCTATGATTTCTGATAAAAAACTggaaaattcatttaaaaaatcagagcggaagtagaaaaaaaagtttctattCTAAGGTAGCAACGATGACGTGTCAATGTCTAATTCATTGTGCaaaatcagaccctgtcagcttggagcgaaatcaatcttcagttcaacaacgccatcgcacggtatcacattcaacatatcggtAGTAACatttgattagggcatatcgcacgataggcccttgcgaatgttacaaaatataatgcttattgctcggctctacaaccttcattaacacaataatcgatataatctcgtagatagaagcccaatctacgaaattgtgcgcaatatgcttgaatttaatgtttaaaacttgagtaatgagcattatttttcgtaacttttaaaatctattgtatgggtgcgcagccctgctattttggcgcgcacgaatttgatatttctctcccctacttctatgtatgagattcgatgcggactcacctgagggcgacatgctcgcaaaaaaggatgttgccaatgatttgttcgggaaatgtgagagctggatatcttgttaataacaTATGGTGTTTTTGGCAAAATCCTCGAAAAAGGCTAACTGaatttccaatttattttcttcgtcTTAGTCTCCAATTTTGGAGATGTTTTTCTCATTTATCAACAATGCCTGTTTTCTTAAcattgtaagtagaaccttaaaATTGAACCTCCAACAAACTTGACTGTGGTTCGCACAGTTTTATTTCGTATACAAATAAATCAGCACACACTGAATTCATGTTCTTTACAAAGATGTCAAATTACTAACACTGAGACTATATATAGTAAGTGCAAAGCGCACCTTACAAGAAGACCAGTATATCATGTTTACCAAGTAATGCCATTTTTATTGAACGTGTAAAGGCAGTAATGATGAATCCTccatacaaatttggaatgtcattacttagtaatcattaaaaataaatagtaGATACCATATAGGCAGACCTTGTTTGCttggaacgaaatcaatcttcagttcagcagcgCCATCACACGACACTACATTCAacgtatcatgtcaattgtttaGGTGCGCAGTGCTGTTATTTTCACGCGCTCGAATTGGACATTTATCTCACCTACTTGTATGTACAAAACTCGATGCCAACTCACCTGAGGGTGCCATGGCGCCAATTCACTTTTCAAATGTAGCGAGCAAAAGGAGCAAAACAAACGACAGAGACAGTTTCAAAGTTTAAAACGTTTGTTCACTGTCCCTAATATCTGCAGAATATCTGCAAACTATACTCGAAAATCTCTTAAAATCTGCTTACGAAAATATATCCCCAGTAGAAATcggcagacctggcatctccgtATAGTAACGAAAGAAAACCTGTTTTTTTGAGATAGGACCATTTGTAATGTTTGCCACCATTTGGTAAAAATATTTGACATCCCTGATTGTGCTTAAAAAGACTATAGTGAAATGTCAATATGTAATCATACGGAGAAGTTCCAAAATCGTGTTAGTTTTTTGGAAGTCGACTTTCTTAGCTCATCAAATTGTAttagaaaaaattggaaaatatgttAATTTAATCGTGTGTTCTTACAAAGAAAGCGTCAACGAATCCTGTATAGCGTATTCATTTCTATAACGGATAATACTATCGAATCACGACTGAAAAAAAGATGTTTAGGTCGATTACATCACGGGCCACTCAGCTCATATTTAACAATTGCCTCGTCAAAACCAGTTTGGTAGATGTTATTAGCATCAGCACTAGGTGGCATGCTGTTCCTCTTCAGCAAGCGCGTTTGATTCAGAGTTTTTCCAGAAATTTGTCAACATCGCAGCCGAAATTACAAAGTGAAGAGTAAGTATCGCAAGTTGAACCAGGTGTGAAACCAACCATAAGGCTTTGTTTACATTAGCTAACATCAACAAGCGACTTTAGTTGTATCATGTAAGAGTACTTTCGCTTCAAGGAAGCAGCGGACAGTAGTTATGAAACTGCATAATGCGGGGCAGTATGAAGCGACATGATTTAATTGCATCATTTCACAATGCATTCATTGTTTCAATGGTTCAATTCGAGAGAGAGACACTTCACAATATTTGAAACTACTGCATGAAGTGGGTTGTTGATTTTAGCAAGTCATGCTATAACTTATTGGTATATTTTACATGTGATATATCTTATCTTTTCAGAGTCCAAGTCACTTTCGTTCGCTCTAATGGAGAACGTATTAAGGCAAAGGGTAAAATTGGTGACTCACTGCTAGACGTGGTTGTTAATAACCAGATTGATCTGGACGGTTTCGGTGCTTGCGAAGGAACACTGACTTGTTCTACATGTCACTTAATCCTGTCCAAAGCTGACTATGATGCTCTACCGGAAAAACCAGGTGACGAAGAGTTGGATATGCTGGATCTAGCTTACGAACTAACCGATACCTCTCGACTTGGTTGTCAAATTGTGCTAACAAAAGAACTGAACGGCCTGGAGGTGCGAGTTCCGGCCACTATTAACGATGCCAGGAGTTAACCAATGTCAACGGACTTTTTGTTGCACAtatcattaaaatatttgtGTTTGTACAGATGGAATGTATGACTAAGATTGAATATGATGGGCTAGGTTAACTTTGAATAACAAAGAATAACAGTACGATTCGTTGCAATGTTTCAGCCAGAAGTTAAATGGTAAACCAGTTTTCTATTTgtcgaacaaatatttttttttaaataaaagaaaataatagTTAAACTTTACATTTGAGCATGCCTTATTCGTTTTAGTGATTGGGTAGAGTTATAACTTTACGCTTTGTATTTTatagtgaatacgacttactttactatagggcgccttttgaaaatttatcctgtacgagaatacgaacgaatctacactttcgttcgagttcgaattttgcattctttttttcgttcgacttgtatgattcgatcgactcttgttcaggaacacttgaaatttcgaacattaaccatcaaagctgtcaaaaccacttacacgttctatattatttatattattaatttcctaagtaaacgaaaccgtcacacttgtataaacaaattagaacgattctaaaccaaacagaagtaatacgtacgcaagtcgatcgactAATGTtcgaaaactcgaacgaaagatATTCGAGTttatacccaactcgaacgaaATGCAGAAtgaaaattgcacattcgatcgaaatatctCGAATCGATCAACGTACGGAATAGGGGTGAATATCTCTTAAAATACATTTAGACATAACAATAATTTCTtctccataccatcggaaatatgttcagcaatttatgataaaattttccgtaGTATGAGATATCTAAAATTAACTCAGTTgaaattttcttaaatgtttgttatgaacgagcattgaggtgaaattcagtaccaGAATAAGGTGCGCTAAACTCCAAACACATGGAATAGAACGAATCTCGCACAACGCatgtcgtgcaaaaccgacatatAGAAGTACGGAATATTTTCTGTAAGTATTGTGGGCTACATACTACAGATTTTTTTCGCTAGTAACTCCGATCAGCTTTTTTCAAATAGTCTCTAaattcaaacaaacaaaaccgagCAGAATCTAAAGATTTCTTTTATTATATCatcttatttttaattttaacatacATTGCTATATGTTTCAGATgcaaaaatttaccaaatatttCAGGTACCCCTAGAAATACAAATATATGAAGGAAAATTTTCCGATATTTGAAAAAGTAtgtattttattcgtattttcgtcatccagttatgtctctgacattacccgtcTTTTTTTTTACATGCTTTAGAAAAAGTATATTTTGTTCATACTTATTAATGGGTAGTCAACGAATTCGATTGGgaagatacaaaattatttcttAAGACTTTTCAAATTTCTTCAATATGCGTCGAACAGTCTTCCAAAAAATCGGAATTTTAAAATCAACTGATTTCAATGTAAATACACAATCAGTAATACAATCGTTTTACGGTTCACCTTGTTTACTGCACGAAAATAATAGATTTTTGGGTCAATTCTCTCACAAtgacttgtcggtttacctaaaatacagcaaaaGTGTTTTAGAACATCAAGTGGAAACTTGAGTgtaaataattttcatattttgagagtcgcgatgagtagcAAAACATGTTCCGAAAATTGAAACGATATTAATTACGCTTTAGAAAAGGTTTCCTATTTAAGTGCAACTACCGATTTCCAGTCACAAAACTTTcaatcgtgtaatggaaacttcatcggattgacgaaaatatggtcaaaaaatcaaaactgcttatCAAtctgacaatactttctctccaccGAGGAAACTATTTAATAGGTGCAATGAACtgttctctcaatgtttcaatattcagtCTCAATATTTACAGTTCCAAacgcttaattttttttttcgaaaactatgGACACAAGTGTAGTGATAATGAATTAAGTAAGAATATCGGTGACATACATAGTCTAATTTCTCAGCACTGCACACATCCTCTGGCACGGAAATTAAACAATATAACTGGCAActatgaaagaagaaaaaaaaagaagaagaacaaAACGCACACTCGATGCGTTTCACCACAAAAAGGAGGAAAAGAGAGTTAGATTCCGATCGTCTGTGCGTTGCGTCATTCTTTTCTTTGGACTACTTTCACGAAGGCACGACGTGATATTGGTTATTCCAGAATTTGGACACGACAACAAGTTATCAAgttaattggattgacggtattgaaaaTACTTTGGACTAACTTTACTTGGAGTATTGTTACGTGTAAGTGTCGCTCATGGGAAATTAGTTCCCAAACaagtaatatttttatttaaatacgaAACATCACCGTCCGTCGAGATTAATTCAATGCTttcatcacagactaacagacatgacagtatgagtaaattcttataaaaataatttttcgtgatgcactagttccacctatattgtactgcgcgaactatttactatcggtacaccccttgtgttacgtaaaagtttttttactagttgatttcccctcgtttgtcaacaccgatcagctgcttgcagggttgcctgatttcatcaaaatatttgataatgaatcgtcacaataaattattggattacgttgataatatatttcacttttttagcgatgttggaaggtaaacatttattttactcaacgtggttcatctagactattttcgaTTGTGTTGgtgattttcacccgaaattaagtgacggcagaccagaagcaagtaaatattgtaacaaaacgggtttgtattgcgttgtaggatgagaagtaggcacaaatctgaatatagttttggcaatatgtaactaatctgtatcctgcatgaaaatcgcatggaggtatacaaatcaatacattacagataattctgtatgaatggcaactcggttggtaaatgaaaaaaaaaacacagtctagatgacagacaggatgtatttgatagggtaacgtagcgccatcatgacaaatgcgagtactgtcccaaataaaggaatattcgaaatgaccgtttatatggttaaagaatctaatttgagtgtcctgtctgttagtctgtgctttcaTTATCAAATCGCTCACAACTGCTGGACATTAGAACCGCCATGTGGTCGACGTAGTGTTTAAATAGAAGTTATTTTAAAACTTGTATTTGTAGTTGTAGTTGTATTTATAGTTGTATTTCGCTTTCAAAATTGCAAAATAAGCCCATTATATTGCATTTGCTGTAGTAGGTTTACTTCCAAACTAGCTCatatctcagtgatctgtgaaaggatttatataatctaactaccaatagaatcgacatttttcaacataagcgtgtatagaaaaaaaaacattttagtacactattgaaaaacctgtctcattcgaCCCATGtatacaccagccaatcagaacgcgttctgaggaagagaacaaaatatctgctgctgtacaacaaatcgttcgagaaaatgttccgaacagtgtttaatatcgtagtgagttccacaatttaacccttctgaatgctagaaacgaatccctacagcatattgatagtttctttcaataaattatgcaaatccgaaatgaaataatcgttattaaaattctgtatgcggctatttttatagccgttaggaccgcccattagtgaaaaagctacaaacgaaatcacgtaaaaagaaacctctcaacaaaaattgaaacagtttggattctgtcgccactgcgagtagatgtattttatgtcgtttgcaaagctagtttcgctttcggcaagagcgattacgtcacagctgccagtcatttgcattggtgaaaaaacaacggtgaagagcattacacaaaatcagccgttctatatggctctaaaagtttactaaacaactattaggatttgttgttcgcaaatcgaaggaaaatGTCCTCAGTTTAGTacgaatctagaacagtttggttagatttgtgcacttttcgctgtgttacacacttaaaaccatttcttgagctcggcataataaaatgccgaaactgatcagcaacacgtaaatttgctgattgctcagtaatcaatacgcatgtttctgagcttcgttaaatgcattcactgatatttcggtaaaatgcttcactttgccgaaatttggcataattgcttgctgaatttatcagtaaacaacagatatgccgacatcagcagagacgtttgccgagatttcggaatatgcgctagctgttgccgagattcagcacgacagctgtcatttattgccgcgttacattttcgcttcgcattgtgcgattattttctaatgaaattctcgagtgaaaaaatggataatcttcgaagaagcgtggaaccacttgcaagtaaaaatattgaataaatatagtgacatgtttcgctttataaaaagcgactttatcagagcactcgcgattataagggaaaaacatctaacacggggctcaaagcgtcctcgagacaaaactttgggggatatgcgaaaaaataacccaatgcatggaataattcaatagatcaaagtaagtttattttttgaacaata
This genomic window contains:
- the LOC131431801 gene encoding adrenodoxin-like protein 2, mitochondrial, whose product is MFRSITSRATQLIFNNCLVKTSLVDVISISTRWHAVPLQQARLIQSFSRNLSTSQPKLQSEEVQVTFVRSNGERIKAKGKIGDSLLDVVVNNQIDLDGFGACEGTLTCSTCHLILSKADYDALPEKPGDEELDMLDLAYELTDTSRLGCQIVLTKELNGLEVRVPATINDARS